The genomic interval AAGGAAAAAGTTGAAGAATTATTGCAGATTACCGGACTGGGTTATGTGAGAAATCAAAAAGCAAAATTGTTGTCTGGCGGAGAAAAGCAGCGGACTGCTATTGCCAAATCACTGGCCGAAGAACCGGATGTGCTGTTACTGGATGAACCTTTTGCGCATTTGGATAATCATAACCGCAGAGTATTAGCAGATGCCATTGAAAATTTGCGGCAGCAGCAGAAAATGAGCTGTATTTTCGTTACACACGAAGCCTCCGATGCATTGGCCTGGTCGGACAGAGTTGCAGTGCTTCAATTTGGAAAAATTATCCAGATTGGAACACCTCAGGAAATTTACAATCAGCCTGTTAATAGTTATGTGGCCGAACTTACAGGAGATATAAACTGGCTTGCAGGAAATGTTCAGAACAAAAAAGCATTTATACGTCCTGAGAAAATTAAAATAACCAAAAATCCTGAAAAAAGTAAATGGTATGGAACGGTAGATGCAATCCGTTTTCATGGAAACCACTGGGAAATCAGATGTACCAATGAAGATGGTTTACTTTCGTTTTACAGAAACAGGAAAGACCTGGAAGTAGGTGATATGGTGCATTTAACGTATGCAGCAAAAGATCTGATGCATGTTTAATGTAATATTTACAAGCTGAACCAGAAAGATATTTTAACAGCGAAAGGAGTTACCTGAGGGTTTTTGAGATAGGTAAGCCTGTGTATAAAATCAATTCTGCCGAACCTGAATATATTATCAATGCCGTAACCAAGTTCAACATAAGGAACGCGGTTCAGGCGGTTAAAAGTTTGTAATTCATTTCCTGCATCGTCTACCGAGGAAGTCAGTGCCAGGTTTTCATTACTTACATCTCCATAAAATATTTTTCCTGTTGCCAGCATACGCCATTTCAATTTCCTGATCGCCGGAATACGGTTAAACAGTAATCCCTCAAAATTATGTTCCATGCGTAACTGAATATAGCGGTCGCTGATAAATTCGAAATAATTCATCAGGTTAAAAGCATTGTCAACATAAAACAAGGATTCATTTCCCAGTGGCGTATACAGCAGCGGGTAAGGAACAGTAGAAGGTATATAACCCAGAGTAAGATTGTAGTAAGTTCTTCCAAGAATTCCGGAACGAAAACTGTGCTTGACGTTGAGGGAAAATTTCTGGTAATTGAAATCACCGGCAAGGAAATTTTTGATACCTGCCGTATATCTGAAAGTAACAGCAGGTGAATTCCCGTTTCCCATACTAATCCTTTCATTGTCATTCTGCAAGGAAAGTTTCTTTTCTTGCCAAACGCAGTTCAAAATTGAGTTCTGTAATGTCAAACGAACTTTTCAGAGGCGATTCTGCACCTTCATCAGGAGTAGTGCGATAAGCAAACGGGAACAAAGGGATGAAATTTCTGTGTCGTAACTGAACGCTTCCGGTTAATCCTTTTACCATTTCACGTTTAAAATAAGCCGAAATATCTTCCTGCCAGTAGGGCCTGCGAAAAGCACCAAATCTTGAAAAAGCGCCAAAAAGTGTATTTGGGCCAATTGTTTCAGCGGAAACGCCCAGCCTTTCCAGATCTTTTGAATAGGAAATACCAGCCATGGTCCATGGTTTTCTGGAAACGATATAATCCATTCCTGCACCGTATTTGAACTCATGGTCACGCGTCCCGTAAGCGCCGTAGCCATTAAAGATCCACTTTCGGCTAAATCCCGGATCTGTCCTGAATCCTAATCTGAAACGATGGCCCTCAACAGCATTGTTGGCATATAAAAATAAATAAGGGCCAATATCAATGTTCCATTTATCCAGTTTTTTGTACCCGTTTACAAAAATATTCAGAATCTCTGTGTACGTTTTGATGACGGGCAAAACCTTTAAAGAATCAACAAGCTGAAAACTTAAAATTTCAGAAGGAGTAAGGGACTCTGGCCTGCTTTTGGCCCAAAAAACAGAATCATGCTGCATGTAATCTTCCATGAGCTCGATACCTGTATCATAAAACTTGTTATCAAGCGGAGAATTGATCTTGTATTTTGAATTGGAAGAATAAAATTTAAGCAGCATTCCGGCTGTTTTTTTAGTGGGTTCATCCACATCTATCAAAACCCGGGTTTTGACCGGAACCCATCTTTTTTCAGTTTCAAAGTAGTCGTAAGATTGCTGGATTTTAATTTTATCTATAAAATTCAGGTTAGCTCTTTTCCCAACACTTACGTCCATTTGCGTAAGCGCAAAACTCTCCCCGTCTACCCAGAATGATCCGCTGAAAGCCAGATCCTGTTCATGCTTTGGTTCAAAATCAATCTGATAATCGTAGCGATTTCCATTAGAAGTACTGTCTGCCAGATAATATTCATAATATACTTTCCAGCTTTCGGCGATGGGAGAAACGAAGTCTTTTTCAAGAATGTTAAGCCAGTTGTTGTAAAAATTATATTGTTGAAAAGAGGAGCCTGTCAATTGGGAAACAAGGCTGCCATCGGTGAGGCCTACACCCGATACTTTGGTCTTGCGGATAATTTCCTTTTTCTTTTTCGGATCATTTCTGTAATAAACATTAGAAACAGATTCTGATATGAAAATCGGTATAACCGTTTCGCCATCTTCTCCTTTCACTTCATCGTATTTGTCTACGATATGAGTCATTTTCTGAATGGCCTTACGCTTCCTGAATTTATCCGAAAGATTATCAATATCAATCTGGATCTTGTTGTAACTCTCATATTCGTAAGCTCCCAGATTATCCTGATTATTTTGCTTTTTGTTGGCCATTATCTTACGCATGATGGCATAAGCAGGGTTTTCTCCGGCAAATATTCTTACTTCCCTCAATTGTAAAGAGCCTGGCATCAGCTGAATATCGATTGTTTGTTCAGCAAGGTTAGGTGCTATTGCTTTACTTTTTGTATCGTAACCTACATAAGTTACGAGCAAAGAGTCTGCCGGAAGAGTGTATTTTAATTGATAGAAACCATCAAAATTGGTAATTGCTCCTGAGGTTGAAGCTTTTACTGCAATATTAGCGAAGGGGATAGGATCACCGGAAGTAGCATCTGTAATCCGTCCTTTAATGATATAAGTAGTTTGGGAATAAGCTTTGGAAAAAAATCCTGCCGCAACAAAAAACAGAAAAAGTAATATTTTGTTCATATTTGATTCATGTCGTGCAAGTGTGGAATTCCATTACTTTTCTTTTTGGTTTTTCATTTTTTTCGTGATCTCATTATTTGATGTAATGTCGGCAGATGGCCGCAGAAAATGAACATCCAGCACAGCCTTTGGCCTCGCAAGATACTCGCGTATGAGCGTGCGGAATGAATAACCGTCCGGTACATCCTGTGCCGCAAACGAAATGGCATTAATTCCTTCATTACGTGCAATATACAGTGCCCTGGCATTGTGGAAGTTCTGGGAAATAATCGTGAAATTATCCTGGTTAAATACCTGCCTGCATCGCACAACCGAGTCGAAAGTGCGGAATCCTGCATAATCCAGCGTCATGACATTTTCAGGAACTCCCAGATTAAGCAATGCCTTTTTCATGTCCAGCGGCTCGTTATAATACTGTGAATCGTTATTTCCACTTAAAATAATATACTTGATCTTGCCTTCCTTAAACAAATGCGCAGTAGCTTCCATCCGGTATTTGAAAAAGAGGTTTTCCTTTCCTTTTTCTGTATTTCTGCTGGTTCCCAAAACAAGGGCTACATCATTACTTGGTAAACTTTCAATCGAAAAAAAATTGTACTGCCGCGTGTAATATACTATCCAGAAATTACACAGCAAGATGAAAACCAAGCAGATAAATACCAGGAAAATAATCGCTTTGAGCAAATTTTTCAATTCTGTAATTCGGGATAATCTTTAAGACTAACAACTGATTACCGGTTTCTGGTTCTCCAAACATTTTTGTCGTTTTGAACTATACGCCGGAACGTATACTTTTTGTTGCTGCCGGCGATGAAAAACCGGCAGCAGCAAAAAGTATTTTACATTGTTTTTCTATTCAAACAAACCTAACTGGCTTTTGCGTTTAGAGCCTTTCTTTGGTTCTTTCTTAGGTTTTAAAACCTTTTCATCTTCTTCGTTTTCGTCGGGTACGGCTTCCTCAGTTGCAGTTATATCCGGTATTTCTTCCGGAATAGCCTCCTGAATTACTTCATCCAGCGCTACAATATCTGCATCGGAAGTTCCATCCGTATCCTGGATTTCCTCAGCTTCTTCTACATTGTCCGCCACTTCTTCATTTGCTTCAGCCGGCTCAGAAATGATTTCATCAGGCAGGTCGGGTAGGGAAGGAAGCCAGCGTATTTCTTTGAATTTATCAAAAGGAAGTTTGTTTCCCATTGCTTTCCAACCACGGATTTCTACAATTTCCGCAATCAGATATTCTGTATTTACACGTTCGGTTTGAGCTGTTTTTGGTAATGAGATTTCCAGTTTTGGATATTTATCTGTACTGGCTAATAACAGCTTACTGTTTTTTGCATCACTGATAAACAGGAATTTCTTGTCTAGAGAAGAAGTTTCAATATGGAAACGTTTGATGAAATGCTGCTTCTGCCCTCCATCATAATAAACAGCAGTAATAGCGATTTTCGGATCGAATTTCTTAACAAGCAAGACCTCATTGGAAACATAGTGGTTCGTCAGGTCAAAACTGGTCAGCTCATAGGTTCCTTCTTTATATACGACCAAAATACTGTCTGACGCCTCAAAATTGCCCAGATATTCACCCCGTTCGTCCCGGTTTAATCTTCCTATAATCGGGTCAAACCATAAGTCTACACCACCTAATGTAGATCTTCCTGCCTGTTTCAGCGTAATTTTCCTGACCGAATATTTGGTCAGTACATTACCCATCGCACTGCGGTTTTTAATAAGCAGTTCAGCAAAATTGAAATCAAATTGCTTCACTTTTGCTTTGCTTTGGGCAGTAAGACTTAATGTGATAATTTCGGCTTCCCCATTTTCATTTGCGCTGAAATAGGTAATTTTCGATTTCGGGCTTCCCTGTGTAAGATCATACTCCCGGTCACGCGTTACGGCAGTTACCTGAAATCTCTTGCTGTATGAAACCCCGGTTTTGCCATCTACATAAATGAGGTTATACACCTTGCGCTCATCGTTCTTAACAAAAACTGCACAGTAAATAATATCCTTTCCGACAAACACCTTTTCCTGCGCTTTAACAACCAGGCATTTTCCATCGGTTTTGAAAACGATGATATCATCAATATCCGAGCAGTCCATCACATACTCGTCCTTTTTAAGCCCGTAACCTACAAAACCCTCAGCACGATTGACATACAGTTTCTGATTATTAGCGGCCACAATATTGGCTGAGATCTGATTGAAAGCACGTATTTCAGTTCTTCTTTCTCTTCCCTTGCCATATTTTTTCAATAAATCTCTAAAAAAAGCGATGGCAAAACGTGTGATATTAGCCAGGTTTTCCTCAGTTTCTGCCAATTCATCACTCCACTTCTTCATTTGCTCGTCGGCTTTGTAACCGTCGTATTTCGAGATCCGCTTGATCCTGATCTCTGTCAGTTCAACGATATCATCATCATTTATTTCCCTGTAAAACTGTGGTTTGAAAGGTTCCAGTCCCTTGTCAATTGTCCTGATAACGGCTTCGAAAGTTTCACATTCTTCAATATCACGGTATATACGGTTTTCAATAAATATTTTTTCAAGAGAACCATAAAGGATTTTTTCCAGCAACGCCAGCCGTTTGATTTCTAATTCACGCTGAAGAAGATGGACAGTTTGCTGGGTATTATATTTTAAAATTTCGGTAACACCAACAAAATGAGGCTTGTCTGCAATAATAATACAGGCATTAGGCGAAATGGATATTTCACAATCTGTAAATGCATAAAGTGCATCCATCGTAATATCCGGTGAAACTCCCGGAGCCAGATGCACCTGAATTTCCACATCCGCAGCGGTATTATCTACCACTTTCCTGATCTTTATTTTACCTCCGTCATTCGCTTTTACGATGGATTCAATCAGGGAAGTCGTTGTAATGCCAAATGGAATATCCCTGATCACAAGCATTTTCTTGTCTTCCTCCTCGATTCTGGCACGTACCCTTACTTTTCCACCTCGCTGGCCATCATTGTAATTGGAAACATCAACCTGGCCGCCAGTCAGGAAGTCGGGATAAATGGTTACGTCTTTGCCTTGTAAAATGCTAATGGACGCTTCTATCAGTTCGCAAAAATTATGCGGTAATATCTTGGTCGACAAACCTACCGCAATACCTTCCACACCAAGGGAAAGCGTCAGTGGGAATTTAACAGGAAGTGTTACAGGCTCCCGCTTACGGCCGTCATATGACAATTGCCATTCCGTAGTGGCATCATTGAAGACGATCTCTCTTGAAAACTTTGAAAGCCGGACCTCAATATAACGTGCAGCCGCAGCTCCGTCGCCGGTCCTGATATCACCCCAGTTACCTTGTGTATCAAAAAGCAGTTCCTTTTGTCCAAGGTTGACAATGGCATCGTAAATAGAAGCATCGCCATGCGGGTGAAACTGCATGGAGGAACCAACCACATTCGCAACTTTATTGAAGCGGCCGTCATCCATTTCGTTCAATGCATGCAGAATCCTGCGCTGAACCGGTTTTAACCCGTCTTCAATTGCAGGAACAGCGCGTTCCAGAATTACATAAGAGGCATAATCGAGAAACCAGCTTTCGTAAAGGCCCGAGATGGGTAATTTGTCGTGTAACTTGCTATCTTCTACGTCAGGCGTAGCTCCGTTTTCGTCCATAAATTGAGGAAGAACCAGGGTTTAAATATTCTGTAAATTTTATTAATGTTGTTTTCTTACCGGCTTTCGCGGAAGAACCAATGCATTTCAAAACAATGAAACAACTTGAAGAATTCCGGAAGAATTTCTGTTAAAAACACCGCTAATATACTAAATAAAGCGCTTATTTTTAGTTTTTCGGGCTGGTATCTGAGGCATTGATAACAGTCAGCAGTTCGCTGATCATCATAGCTGTTGCACCCCAGATTTTATAACCCTGAATTTCATAATGAGGAGCGTATACCTGTTCTCCCCTTATTTGTATATTGCTGGATCCGACAATATTTATGTTGGAAATTTCATCCAGTTTTATCTCAAAAATATCCTCTACTTCACGTGCATCAGGATAAAAATCCGGACGATAAGGAATGGTTGCAACTACGGGCAAAACAAAAAAGTTACTGGGTGGGATAAAAAGCTCTGTCAGGCTTCCCAGAATTTTTACGTCTGTCAGTCTGAGCCCGATTTCCTCCTGTGCTTCCCGTAAAGCTGTACGTATCAGATTTTCGTCACTCAGTTCATACCTCCCGCCGGGAAACGCTACTTGTCCGGAATGTACTCCGTCGTAAGCCGGACGGAGAATGAGAGGGAAATAAATTTCGTCCTTATGTGGATAGAATAAAATAAGAACGGCGCTTTTACGGGTCCGGTTATTGGGCTTAAAACTTAACCGGAGCGACGAAGTTGCCTGCATAATCCGGTGAGCCGACTCGCCTGGAAGCGGGTTTTTGAGATTTTGGGATATATGATTAATAAAGGACGAAAATGATCCTAGTATCATTATGAGTTTATATAGTTTGAATTGATGTCAGTACTGTATTAACAATGAGAATCAATACAGAGTTTCGAAGCTTTCCAATATAGCAATTTTTGAAAAAAAATCAAAATACATGCGCGTACAACTTTGCAAGTTGCTCAGCACAACGCTCACCGTCCATGGCAGCCGACATAATTCCTCCGGCATAACCGGCACCTTCCCCGCATGGAAATAAACCTTTAACTACCGGATGCTCGCAGGAATCTCTGTCCCTGGGTATTCTGACTGGTGAGGAAGTCCGGCTTTCAACTCCGATCAGCTGCGCATCATTGGATAAATATCCCTTCATTTTCCTGCCAAAATCTGCCAGCCCGTCACGCAGCGGATTGGAAATATTTGGTGGAAGTACTTCATACAGATCAACGGAATGTAAACCTGGCTGGTAAGAAGTTTCCTTCAATTCCGCAGATATTTTCATTTTTACAAAATCATTTGCCAGTTGTGCAGGAGCCGTTTGTGTAGTTCCTGCCAGATTACACGCTTTTTGCTCAATTTCTTTTTGAAACTGAAGTCCTGCCAATGCTCCAAATTCTTTATAAGGGGCAATATCTTCTTCTTCAACAGAAACCACAATCCCTGAATTAGCATAAGGTGAATCCCTGCGGGAAGGTGACATACCGTTCACAACAAGTTCGCCGGGAGATGTGGCAGCGGGAACAATAAACCCACCCGGACACATACAAAACGAAAATACGCCACGCTGAATACCTTTGTACCGTGTTTGCGTAACCAGGCTGTACGAAGCGGCCGGCAGATAAGGGCCACGATCCGTTTCACAATGGTATTGGATTTTGTCAATTACACGTTGCGGATGCTCGATGCGGACACCCATCGCAAATGACTTACTTTCGATCAGGATATTTTTGTCATTCAGCAATTCATAAATATCGCGTGCAGAATGGCCGGTTGCCAGAATCACACCAATGCCGGTATGTTCTTTGCTGTCATCAGTAATGACTCCTTTCAGTTCATTTTGTTCCAGTATCAGATCCGTAACCTTAGTGTCAAAATGAATTTCACCGCCTGCTTTCAGGATGCTTTCACGCATTTCTGCTACAACAACAGGCAGTTTATTGGTGCCGATATGAGGATGCGTATCGACAAGGATCTGTTCACTTGCACCGTGCCCTACAAATATTTCAAGCACTCTGCGGATATCACCTCTTTTATTTGATCTTGTATATAATTTTCCATCGGAATAAGTCCCGGCACCACCTTCGCCAAAGCAGTAATTGGATTCCGGATTAACAATATGCTCTTTGTTGATCGCTGCCAGATCACGTCTTCGGGCACGGACATCTTTGCCTCTTTCAAAAAGCACAGGTTTGATACCCAGTTCGATAAGCCGTAATGCTGCAAACATTCCTGCCGGACCGCATCCTACAACCAAAGCCTTTGGGCGCTGGCTCACATCCGGATAATTGAGATTGAAGCTGATCAGTGAAGGCGGCAGTTCATTTACATACACTTCTGCCTGCACATTCACTTTAACCTGTTTGCTCCGTGCATCGATAGATTGCCGTGTTCTGCGGATTACTGGATTTTCATCTTTATTCAGACGTAGTTTTTTGATGATAAACTGACGGAGATTCTCGTCGTCAAGCGCTACTTCAGGAAGTAGAGTTAATTGAAGTGTCTGGTGCATTTGGAAAGGGATTTATCCTTTAAGGACGCAAAGATAATAAATCCGGGTTTTGGAATGCATTTCACATTTTGAGAAGTCGGATAAAACAGGGAATTTTAGGTTTAATCCTATTATCTGATTTTATGAAATCCAATTACAAACACTTATATCTTTTATTGTTCATATACTTTTTGTCCTTTCCTGTTTTTGCACAAAGCATTAAGATACTGACCAACCATATAGGCTACGAAAATACGAATGTAAAAAGAGCTGTTGTGCTGGCTGAAAGTAAATTATCTATTCCGGTATTTCAAATAATAGATATTGCATCCGGAAAGGTGGTGTACAATGGTAAAACGCAATTCAGCGGCCCGGTTGCCAAATGGAAAAACTGGCTATTCTGGACAATTGATTTCAGTGATGTCAAAACGGAAGGAAATTATAAAGTTCAGGTAATAAACGCAGGAAAGACAATTTCTTCCTATCCTTTTGTAATTGGAAAAAATGTACTGGAATCGGCTACCTTATCCAACGTAATTTATTATTTCAAAGGACAACGAAGCTCGGGATTACTGGATAAAGCGGATCATCATTTGTTATTAAAAGGCCAGACGAAAGATACGGTTGATGTACACGGTGGCTGGTATGATGCTTCGGGAGATTATGGGAAACATTTATCACATCTTACGTTTTCAACCTATTTTAACCCACAGCAAATTTCGTTGACCGCATGGAGTTTGTTTAAAACGTATGATCAGCTTATTAAAAGAAAAGGCAATGACTTTCGTCAGTACAACCGCCGTTTGCTCGATGAGGCAATGTATGGTGCTGATTATCTGGTGCGTGTACAGGTAAAAGACGGATCATTTTACCGTTCGGTTTCAGCTCCCGGCCCGGGCAAAATGGCGAAAGACAGAGTCATTCAGGCAGAGGAGCAGAGCTATCGGATCAAGGAAAATAAAGACCAGGCATTTAGTGATACAGATAAGTCGGACAACTGGAAAAAGTACCAGGTTAGTTACCGGTCGGGTGGAGGCATGAGCATTGCTGCACTGGCAATCGCGGCCGCGCACGATTCTTCCGGAGATTTTAGCAATAAGAAATATTTATTGGCGGCTGAAAATGCATTCCGTTTTTTAGAAAAAAATAATGGAATGATGACCAATGATGGCAAAGAAAACATTGTGGACGACTACTGTGCGTTGAGTGCAGCTACTGAATTGTATAGGACAACCAAAAAGGATGAATACAAAATTGCGGCTGAAAAGCGCGCAGAAAGTTTGCTGGGCCGGCTTGTTTCATCTGAAAAATATAAAAACTTCTGGCGTGCCGATGACCATGACAGACCTTTTTTCCACCCATCAGATGCAGGATTACCGGTAGTAAGCCTGCTCAATTATTATCCTTTTGCTTCTATTGAATTGCAAGCCGGAATAAAGGAGGCAATCAAAAAGTCACTGACTTTTGAATTGGCCTTAACAAGTGAAGTGAAAAATCCTTTTGGATACAGCAGACAGTTAACACAGGATACATTGGGGATTCAAAAAACCACTTTCTTCTTTCCGCATGGAAGTGATGCATCTCCATGGTGGCAGGGTGAAAATGCAAGAATTGCTTCTATTGCAGCCGCTGCAAGATTAGCGGCTCCGTTATTTTCCTCAGATAAACCATTTCAGGATAGTCTTGAAAATTTTGCATTAAATCAGCTCAACTGGATTCTTGGATCAAATCCCTACAATACGTCGATGTTACAGGGTTCAGGATATAATAATCCGGCTTATGGATTTTTCGGAACTTTTGAATATACCAATGCACCGGGCGGAATTGTCAACGGGATTACTTCGGGGATTGACAATGAGGACGATATTGATTTCAATCTTTCATATGCCCAAACCGGTAAAGACAATGACTGGCGCTGGGCCGAACAATGGCTGCCGCACGCCGCTTGGTACTTACTGGCAGTATCTTCGGGGAGTATGAAGTAGGTTACACAGAGACTCACGGAAAGAGGAAGAGTGCCACGGAGAATATATCAAAACTCCGTGGTCCTCTTTTTTTCTCTGTGGCTCTCGGTGTAACATATCTGCCTTTGTCATTGTACTATTAACTTACCGGAGCAGGAACCAGAAATTGCATCAGCTCTGATAATATACGTGTTTTTTGCAAGAGCAATCTGTTTACTAACGGCGGCATCAGCATATCCTTCTTCATTGGTTATGCAGCTCGTTGTGTGTACGACGTGACCTAGCAGATTTACAATAGAAATATTTACCTTTTCATTTTTATCAAAGTTTTCCAATTTCAGATAAACCGTATTGCTATATGATGGATTTGGAGAAATTGTGATTTTTTTTATTCCTGCTTTCGTTTTCAAATTTATATAATCATCTTTCAAATCAGCACTTTTACGGCTTACGGCATTATTGTTCACCGCTATACCCTTAAATGTAGTACTGCCATTTGAGCCGCCCGTATAGTATAGGCTTCCGTTCAAGACAGCTGCAACTCCTGAATAACGTGTTACTGGCATTGGTGTAAGACTTGTCCAGATATTGGTAGCCGGATTATAAGCTGATACCAATGCAACACGCAGTTTGAGATGAACTGCCTCGCCTCCCAAAACTATTATTTGGTTTCCCATTACAACCACACTTGACGAAATGTGTCCCAGTCCATAATTGCCTGGTGCAGGCAAGTCCGCCAGTTTAGTCCATAAATTGGTCTTTGGATCATAAACATGCACATCTTTCTGCGTAACGAGGTGTTCATCATGCCCATATTGCCCGCCTATGTAATATATTTTTCCCTTGAACACTGTTGAGCCGGCGTGTTGCCTTGGATTAGGAAGAGGTGCCATAGCCTTCCAACCGGCTGTGATATCGTCGAGATCCAGTACATAATGGCTCGCCATGTCCTGTGTTCTTTGCAAATTTGTACCTCCAATATGATGTAATCTGCCGTTGACAAATTCCAGTTGTCCGGCTGCAAGTTTTATGGGGAGGTCAGGCAATTTGATATAAGTGTTGGAAGCCACATGATATTTCCACACCTGTTGAGTTCCGAATATCTGTCCGGTTCCGGTTGCATTGGAAGTATATCCGCCGGAAAAATATATATCGGTTCCATCCGTAGCTGTTCCGGCATGTGAAATGCCACCTAAATTGGTACCATTAGGTGTATGGGGTAAATCGGCAATGCGGGTCCAGGTATCGGCAACAGGATCGTAACCGTAGGATCTTTTAGTAGGAGTGAATGAGCTTTTCTGACTATCGAAGCCACCGAAGTTATACCATTTTCCATTGACTGTTTCACCTTGTGCTTCACTTACTTTAAAAGGTTGAAAAGCTGCCTTCGTCCAGTTTATCGTAGTAAAATCCTGGATAGGGTCAGTAGCGACTGTAATCCGCATGAGTACCGAAGCTTCATCCACAGCCAATTCGGTTGCTGCAACAACATTAAGCATATATTCTGACTGCGTGTGATGGTTTAACCGCTTGTTTACCAGAATTTGGCCGCTATTTTCATCAATGGAAAATGCGCCGTTGGTATTTCCTGATTGTATCCGGTAAGTAATTGCACCTCCATCAATTGCGGAAGCTCTGACTCTGCCTGCCAGCGAACCTGTCAATGAATTGTCATTGATATTAAAATTATAGGCGGAAGAATCAAATTGTAATATTTTGCTGACTGAAAAATTATTAAAGCTATATGTGACGGGTGTGTCAGCGTCCCGATGAGATGCTAATAATCCTGTATATGCTTTGCTGGCTGTAATTCCCATTCCGCTTAAACTGACTGATGAAAGGGGGTAATTGATCCCAACATTGATGTAAGTTTGGCCGCCGTCAGTTGAGTAAAAGCCGGAGCCTGCGTTTTTTGCCGGATCAATAATCAGTTTAAGCCCTACTGAATAAGTATGCAATCTGTTGATTGTTGCCGTGGTACGCTGGTCAACATTTGCAGAACCGATTGTTTTGTCGGAAACATCGTTTAACTCACGCCGGAGTTCAATTTTATTATTCGTGACCACCAGTTTAATGTATGTTTTATCACTTATACCAAACCAAATTCCTGCCTGCTGTCCTTTTGAACCATAAAATGGATTAATAATTTCAGTTTTAATTATCATTTTATCGCGTGAATCAACCATCACTCCCAAAGCATTAATCTGGTTATTGCTTGTCAGATAGCCAATTCCTTTATTCGACTTTAAATTTAGCTTGCCATCTGTAACCTTTAACGCCTCCGGAAGGTAGGCCGGAATAGCCGAATTAGGAGCTGTAATATCCTGTGCAAGCCTGGTGCCTGAATAATTCTGAACCATCGTAAAACCAGTGCCCAGATTATTCTGGTCTGTAATCGTATTGGCTACAGGATCATTAAAAAGAAGATTATAAGGTAAGCTGACCTGGATCTGATCGCAGGAAAGCGGACTTATAGGATAACAGCTTAGCGACCTGGCTGTCAGTGGAAATAATACATTGAATATTATCAGTACAATTAGTTTTTGAGTTCCTGAAAATAGCGATAGAAGCGGATGGTTGGTAAATCTGTTTTTCGACATAAGCTTAGCGTGTTAAAGTTTTTTCAAATTTTCTTTTCAATTTGAAATTACGCTATAAAACCTTATGCCAGAAGGCATTATTAATTTTAATTTAATTAGTTTGAGAATAAAATCTA from Dyadobacter sp. NIV53 carries:
- a CDS encoding glycoside hydrolase family 9 protein — encoded protein: MKSNYKHLYLLLFIYFLSFPVFAQSIKILTNHIGYENTNVKRAVVLAESKLSIPVFQIIDIASGKVVYNGKTQFSGPVAKWKNWLFWTIDFSDVKTEGNYKVQVINAGKTISSYPFVIGKNVLESATLSNVIYYFKGQRSSGLLDKADHHLLLKGQTKDTVDVHGGWYDASGDYGKHLSHLTFSTYFNPQQISLTAWSLFKTYDQLIKRKGNDFRQYNRRLLDEAMYGADYLVRVQVKDGSFYRSVSAPGPGKMAKDRVIQAEEQSYRIKENKDQAFSDTDKSDNWKKYQVSYRSGGGMSIAALAIAAAHDSSGDFSNKKYLLAAENAFRFLEKNNGMMTNDGKENIVDDYCALSAATELYRTTKKDEYKIAAEKRAESLLGRLVSSEKYKNFWRADDHDRPFFHPSDAGLPVVSLLNYYPFASIELQAGIKEAIKKSLTFELALTSEVKNPFGYSRQLTQDTLGIQKTTFFFPHGSDASPWWQGENARIASIAAAARLAAPLFSSDKPFQDSLENFALNQLNWILGSNPYNTSMLQGSGYNNPAYGFFGTFEYTNAPGGIVNGITSGIDNEDDIDFNLSYAQTGKDNDWRWAEQWLPHAAWYLLAVSSGSMK
- a CDS encoding kelch repeat-containing protein: MSKNRFTNHPLLSLFSGTQKLIVLIIFNVLFPLTARSLSCYPISPLSCDQIQVSLPYNLLFNDPVANTITDQNNLGTGFTMVQNYSGTRLAQDITAPNSAIPAYLPEALKVTDGKLNLKSNKGIGYLTSNNQINALGVMVDSRDKMIIKTEIINPFYGSKGQQAGIWFGISDKTYIKLVVTNNKIELRRELNDVSDKTIGSANVDQRTTATINRLHTYSVGLKLIIDPAKNAGSGFYSTDGGQTYINVGINYPLSSVSLSGMGITASKAYTGLLASHRDADTPVTYSFNNFSVSKILQFDSSAYNFNINDNSLTGSLAGRVRASAIDGGAITYRIQSGNTNGAFSIDENSGQILVNKRLNHHTQSEYMLNVVAATELAVDEASVLMRITVATDPIQDFTTINWTKAAFQPFKVSEAQGETVNGKWYNFGGFDSQKSSFTPTKRSYGYDPVADTWTRIADLPHTPNGTNLGGISHAGTATDGTDIYFSGGYTSNATGTGQIFGTQQVWKYHVASNTYIKLPDLPIKLAAGQLEFVNGRLHHIGGTNLQRTQDMASHYVLDLDDITAGWKAMAPLPNPRQHAGSTVFKGKIYYIGGQYGHDEHLVTQKDVHVYDPKTNLWTKLADLPAPGNYGLGHISSSVVVMGNQIIVLGGEAVHLKLRVALVSAYNPATNIWTSLTPMPVTRYSGVAAVLNGSLYYTGGSNGSTTFKGIAVNNNAVSRKSADLKDDYINLKTKAGIKKITISPNPSYSNTVYLKLENFDKNEKVNISIVNLLGHVVHTTSCITNEEGYADAAVSKQIALAKNTYIIRADAISGSCSGKLIVQ